Genomic window (Chondrocystis sp. NIES-4102):
CCACTGACTAAATAACCTTCTATATAGGTATATTTCGCATTTTCAATTACGAATGGTACTAATTCTGTATCAGAAAAGTTACCTGAAATACCCAAAAAAGTATTCATAGTGCGATCGGCATCTGGGGTTACAAATACTAAGCATTTACCTGTTACCCCCGACTCAGGAGGATGATTTTCTAAATTAGTAGCTACTCCACAATCTAGTAAATCTTGGGTGTAAAATCTACCAGGTTCATCATCAGCTACCTTGCAGGAATAAAATGCTTTCCCTCCAAACTGACTAATAGCAATTAGGGTATTGGCTGCTGATCCTCCACAGGAACGTTTTTGCTCATAGTCTGCTAGATGAGCGACGATTTTATCTTGACTGGCTTGATCTAAAAGGGTCATCACGCCTTTTTCTATCCCTAATTCCTCTAAGGTTTGAGGCGAAAGTTCAAATTCAATATCTAATAGCGCATTACCTAAAGCATACACGTCGTATTTTGTCATAAGTTACCTTACAAGAACTGATCTATCCTATGTGGTTAATAAATATTATTTTTGCCAATCTCAAGTGGATTAGTCTTAAGCAAGATAGCATTATTAGAACTATTACATCAGTATTAAATTCGCCAAATCAATCAAAAGTGGCTTATGGTACGGTGTCTATAGAATTAAAAACTTGTCTATACATAAGCACCAGTAATTGTTTAATTACTCATAAAAATAGGAGAGACCAAAGATATAGATATAATTATTGAAACAAGAAACTAGTAATTGCATTAAGTTTTCAGACTGATTAACTTCTGGCTATCGATTTATGTCATCACCCAATTTAGATACCCCCGTTACCGAAAAAGAGAGACAAGCTTACTTAGACGAACTTCCTGAAGAAGTCGAAATGTCTTTGTTTGATCATTTAGAAGAATTACGTTTAAGAATTTTCTACGCTCTAATTGCAGTAGTAGTTGCTGCTATAGGTTGTTTTATCTTTGTCAGACCTTTAGTGCGTATTTTAGAAGTACCCGCGCAAGATGTACGATTTTTGCAATTAGCTCCTGGAGAGTTTTTCTTTGTCTCAATTAAGGTGGCTGGTTATAGTGGTATGGTTTTGGCAAGTCCGATGATTCTTTATCAAATTGTGCGCTTTGTCTTACCTGGTTTGACTCGGCGCGAGCGTCGTTTACTTGCTCCTGTCATTTTCGGATCTAGTATTTTGTTTTTTGCAGGATTACTTTTTGCTTATATTGCTTTAATTCCTGCTGCACTCAATTTCTTTATTAATTATGGTAGCGATGTAGTTGAGCAGTCCTGGTCGATTGATAAATACTTTGAATTTGTTTTATTATTGCTATTTAGTACAGGCTTGGCTTTTCAAATACCTGTAATTCAATTAATTTTAGGCTTTTTAGGGATTGTATCTTCAGGGCAAATGTTGGCAGGTTGGCGTTACGTTGTACTAGGTTCGGTTGTTATGGGAGCAATTTTAACTCCTTCTACCGATCCTCTGACGCAATCTTTATTAGCTGGAGCAGTATTAGCTTTGTATTTTGGTGGGATAGGTGCAGTTAAGGTGATTGGTAAGTAACAGATATTACTTATCCCTAGATTTGTTTGGGATGAATCAATAAATATTTTGAGCAATATCTAAGTGCTGAATACCAATCAGTAGCAACATTATTACTCAGGTATATCTAATAATTAAGCTCCAATAACCAAATATTCCTCTTAAAAAATCTATAGCTTTAATTGATAAAAGACAATCCTTAGTAGAAATTATTCAGAAAATTATGGTCTAAAAATCTAGTTTCGTGATAGATTGGTATTGTCAACAACCTAAACTTAATGAAAATACCATGTCTGTAGCTGAAGGTTTGTTACGTCCATTTGGACACGTAGAAGATAATCCTGTATTACTAGACAAAAGCGTTACTGAGCCTGTCTGTGAAGGATTGAATACAGCTTTATCCAGTTTTCAAGGTTTGTATTTACAATATCAGAAACATCACTTTGTAGTTGAAGGGTCAGAATTTTACTCTTTACACGAGTTTTTTGCATCTAGCTACGAAGAAGTGCAAGGACACGTTCATGATTTGGCTGAAAGACTCAATGGGTTAGGAGGAATTCCTGCTGCTAGTTTTACTAAGTTAGCAGAGTTATGCTGTTTTACCCTTGAAGCTGATGGTGTATTTGGTGAGCGTCAGATGGTAGAACATGATTTAGCAGCAGAACAAGAAATAATTCAGTTACTACGCCGTTTAGCTGCTCAATGCGAAAGTTTGGGCGATCGCGCTAGTCGTTATCTCTATGAACAAATCTTGCTAAAAACTGAAGAAAGAGCCTATCACTTAGATCATTTCCTAGTCCACGACAGTTTGACTCTGGCTTTTGTAGGTAACGGCAAGAACTAATTAAATAATTGCTGTCCCATCAACTCGACGAATTGTTACCACTCTAGGCAAAGGGGGTTGATTTGCTTTGCCACTGGGCCAATTTGAACCAATAGGGACTTGGCGTTGTTGTTTAAAAACTTTGCCATCTGTTGCTAATAATTCAAATTCTCTCAGTTCTGTCTTCATATCTTGACGAGTCCCATTTTTTTCGCCTGGGTGTTGGATAGACAAAAATAAATTTAGATTATCCTGATCAAAGGCTGGGCCTGTACATTCACATTCGATAGGGCCGAGTGCAAAGGGATAAACTGTACCTGCATCCTCGCCTGATAGGGGAATATACCATACAGAATTATTACCAAACACTCCTGTAAGGTTATCCTCTAAATCTCTTTTGGGTACAGCTTTATTGTGGCTACTAGTAGACATATCTGTGACCATCCAAAGGTTACCAGCTTGATCGAAAGCCAGATTATCAGGATTAGCAAAGCCAGACCCACCCAAAGCAACCTCTCCGCCAGTCGCTAACATACTCCAAGTAAAACCAAAAGCAGCAGCATCGCCTTGTTCTTTTAGTTTCATAATCCAACCATATTCATAATCAGGGTTGCCATCAGGACTGACAAAAATAGAGCGATCGGGCCCTCCGTCGCTGCTAGAAGATCCTGAAGTAAAGGCAATAAATAAAGTACCATCAGCTTTAATTACCGTATCTTCTGGACGAGCAGTACAAGTTATACCAGCAGCACTAGCTGCAAAGTGAGCATCAATTAAAATCGCTCCTTGTATTTCTTCTGGGTTATCACCTTTATATAAATCTCCTAAAGTTTTAAATTTAGAGGTGAATGACTTGATTTGCTCTGGTGTGGAGACTTCCATAACTCCCCCAACCGTGCGATCGCTTTGAGGTAAAACTACCATACCACCGACTACTTGCTCAGGTAATACAGGGTCAATCGCAGTATCAGCAGCTAAAGGAATCCATTCCCCCACACCATTAGGATAGAATTTAGCCCCGTAAAGCATCCCCGACTCAAATAAACGAGAATT
Coding sequences:
- a CDS encoding Sec-independent protein translocase, TatC subunit; the protein is MSSPNLDTPVTEKERQAYLDELPEEVEMSLFDHLEELRLRIFYALIAVVVAAIGCFIFVRPLVRILEVPAQDVRFLQLAPGEFFFVSIKVAGYSGMVLASPMILYQIVRFVLPGLTRRERRLLAPVIFGSSILFFAGLLFAYIALIPAALNFFINYGSDVVEQSWSIDKYFEFVLLLLFSTGLAFQIPVIQLILGFLGIVSSGQMLAGWRYVVLGSVVMGAILTPSTDPLTQSLLAGAVLALYFGGIGAVKVIGK
- a CDS encoding ferritin Dps family protein, with the translated sequence MIDWYCQQPKLNENTMSVAEGLLRPFGHVEDNPVLLDKSVTEPVCEGLNTALSSFQGLYLQYQKHHFVVEGSEFYSLHEFFASSYEEVQGHVHDLAERLNGLGGIPAASFTKLAELCCFTLEADGVFGERQMVEHDLAAEQEIIQLLRRLAAQCESLGDRASRYLYEQILLKTEERAYHLDHFLVHDSLTLAFVGNGKN